One part of the Zymomonas mobilis subsp. pomaceae ATCC 29192 genome encodes these proteins:
- a CDS encoding HPr family phosphocarrier protein: MTSVTRKVKISNKRGLHARASARFVALASAQSATIEVEKDGSKVIGTSIMGLMMLGAAIGDYVTIHASGVGAERAASALADLVEQKFGEE, encoded by the coding sequence ATGACCTCCGTTACACGTAAAGTAAAAATTTCTAATAAACGCGGTCTTCATGCCCGTGCCAGTGCCCGTTTCGTTGCTTTAGCTTCTGCCCAGTCAGCCACTATCGAAGTCGAAAAAGATGGCTCAAAAGTGATCGGCACCTCGATTATGGGATTAATGATGTTAGGGGCCGCTATTGGCGATTATGTCACTATTCATGCTTCAGGTGTAGGTGCAGAACGGGCGGCCAGCGCATTAGCTGATTTAGTTGAACAAAAATTCGGTGAAGAATAA
- a CDS encoding response regulator transcription factor, with amino-acid sequence MTASIALVDDDRNILASISITLQSEGFGVRVYSDGKMALEALLDAPPDLVVLDIKMPSMDGMEVLRRLREKSMIPVIFLTSKDDELDEALGLALGADDYIAKPFSQRLLIARIRALLRRTEARHSELSPDNASQSRENAVITRGRLVMDPARHRVSWEGKDVNLTVTEFLILEALAQRPGFVKSRDQLMDTAYQDDVYVDDRTIDSHIKRLRRKFRQVDNQFKSIETLYGIGYRFAEE; translated from the coding sequence ATGACTGCTTCAATCGCCTTGGTCGATGATGACCGTAATATATTAGCCTCTATTTCCATTACCCTTCAATCAGAAGGTTTTGGGGTCAGGGTCTATTCGGATGGGAAAATGGCGCTTGAAGCGTTGTTGGACGCTCCGCCTGATCTGGTTGTTTTGGATATCAAGATGCCCAGCATGGACGGCATGGAAGTTTTGCGTCGATTACGTGAAAAAAGCATGATTCCGGTGATTTTTCTTACCTCTAAAGATGATGAATTGGATGAAGCCTTGGGGCTGGCTTTGGGCGCAGATGATTATATTGCCAAACCCTTTTCCCAGCGCCTTCTTATTGCCCGTATTCGTGCTTTGTTACGGCGTACCGAAGCACGGCATAGTGAATTATCGCCAGATAATGCTTCTCAATCAAGAGAAAATGCGGTTATTACAAGAGGACGCCTTGTTATGGACCCAGCAAGGCATCGGGTTTCATGGGAGGGTAAAGATGTTAACCTTACCGTTACCGAGTTTCTTATTTTAGAAGCGCTTGCCCAACGTCCAGGCTTTGTAAAATCACGTGATCAGTTGATGGATACCGCTTATCAAGATGATGTATATGTTGATGATCGTACCATAGACAGTCATATCAAGCGCCTGCGGCGTAAATTCCGTCAGGTAGATAATCAATTCAAAAGTATAGAGACGCTCTATGGCATCGGCTACCGATTTGCCGAAGAATAA
- a CDS encoding RsmB/NOP family class I SAM-dependent RNA methyltransferase produces the protein MIPQARVEAAIELLDQIINAARDEGSAADRLISGYFKTRRYAGSKDRAAVRALVYRAIRHIGDCPKNGRSAMIRLAKDDPELAALFDGGKHAPAPILPQEIEYAAQKSAENPSLLPLWLAQKMDGYLDKDEQNALLGRAPLDIRFNPHITNLEAVLEAFPEGKPIEGLPYGVRLTEGTQVEKSPLWQKGAVEVQDAGSQWASLICQAKSDMRIVDLCAGAGGKTLALASDILADGGDGHGLIACDTDRSRLSRLQPRLKRAGIETVEQRLLNPKEEDQALADLFEKEDLVLIDAPCSGTGTWRRNPEARWRLNPERLSRLTAIQAYLLDMATKLVQPGGHLVYVVCSLLNEEGNDQIAAFLDRHSDWTVENIAIPVGSVQENGRRLTVLKDQTDGFFISRLKYSG, from the coding sequence GTGATCCCTCAAGCAAGAGTAGAAGCCGCCATCGAACTGCTTGATCAGATAATCAACGCAGCCCGTGATGAAGGATCAGCGGCCGATAGGCTGATTAGCGGTTATTTTAAAACGCGCCGCTATGCGGGTTCCAAAGATCGGGCTGCGGTGAGGGCGCTCGTTTATCGCGCCATCCGTCATATTGGTGACTGTCCTAAAAACGGACGGTCTGCCATGATAAGGCTGGCCAAAGATGATCCTGAACTGGCCGCTTTATTCGATGGGGGTAAACATGCGCCAGCGCCTATCTTACCACAAGAAATCGAGTATGCGGCACAGAAATCCGCAGAAAATCCGTCCTTACTGCCTTTGTGGCTCGCCCAAAAGATGGATGGCTATTTAGATAAGGATGAACAAAACGCTTTATTAGGACGTGCTCCGCTTGATATTCGGTTTAATCCTCATATCACAAATTTAGAAGCCGTCTTAGAAGCCTTTCCAGAAGGTAAACCTATTGAAGGCCTTCCTTATGGGGTCCGCTTGACTGAAGGCACTCAGGTTGAAAAATCACCGCTCTGGCAAAAAGGCGCTGTTGAAGTTCAGGATGCTGGCTCGCAATGGGCGTCCCTGATATGTCAGGCAAAATCAGACATGCGGATTGTTGACCTTTGTGCGGGGGCAGGGGGCAAAACCCTAGCCCTAGCCAGCGATATTCTGGCTGATGGGGGCGATGGGCACGGTTTGATTGCCTGCGATACGGATCGTTCCCGTTTATCGCGCTTACAGCCGCGCTTAAAAAGAGCCGGTATCGAGACGGTAGAACAACGTCTTCTCAATCCCAAAGAAGAAGATCAGGCTTTAGCCGATCTTTTTGAAAAAGAAGATTTGGTCTTGATTGATGCGCCTTGCTCGGGGACAGGCACATGGCGTCGGAATCCTGAAGCAAGATGGCGTCTTAACCCAGAACGTCTAAGCCGTTTAACCGCAATACAGGCTTATCTTCTCGATATGGCGACGAAGCTTGTGCAACCGGGCGGCCATTTGGTCTATGTGGTTTGTTCTTTGCTGAACGAAGAAGGCAATGATCAGATTGCCGCTTTTTTGGATCGCCATTCCGACTGGACAGTCGAAAATATCGCTATTCCTGTTGGAAGTGTTCAGGAAAATGGGCGGCGGCTTACCGTGTTAAAAGATCAAACGGATGGTTTTTTTATCAGTCGGTTAAAATATTCAGGTTAG
- a CDS encoding tetratricopeptide repeat protein, translated as MNFSPLALVLSLTLASGSAVSNGEKPDNQINPYSVNLMLHGEKLQQEGHLVQAAQMFESALAVDPRNKNAFTALGKVAFAQGLPGKSIRFYREALNIDPNDLTALEAQGESMVAQGAVARAKQNLEKIKTICQTECPAYTSLSAVIAKGPPAIAPIKSENSANDTNTPLKTAPAPTAAETPATTSSEEKSQSPKAPETH; from the coding sequence ATGAATTTTTCGCCACTAGCCCTTGTCTTGTCGCTGACATTGGCGTCCGGATCTGCGGTTTCAAATGGAGAAAAACCCGATAATCAGATTAATCCTTATTCGGTTAATTTGATGCTTCATGGCGAAAAACTGCAACAAGAAGGCCATCTAGTTCAGGCGGCACAGATGTTTGAATCGGCATTAGCCGTCGATCCACGGAATAAAAACGCCTTTACGGCTTTGGGAAAGGTCGCTTTTGCCCAAGGATTACCCGGCAAATCTATTCGTTTTTATCGGGAAGCGCTTAATATAGATCCGAATGACCTAACCGCTTTGGAAGCCCAAGGCGAATCTATGGTGGCGCAAGGGGCGGTTGCGCGGGCAAAGCAAAATCTGGAAAAAATTAAGACAATTTGTCAGACGGAATGTCCCGCTTATACTTCTTTATCGGCTGTCATTGCGAAAGGGCCTCCGGCTATTGCGCCCATAAAGTCAGAGAATAGCGCAAATGATACTAATACCCCGCTAAAGACCGCTCCAGCGCCCACTGCGGCGGAAACACCGGCGACGACATCCTCAGAGGAAAAATCACAATCTCCAAAAGCCCCTGAAACGCATTAA
- the pdxA gene encoding 4-hydroxythreonine-4-phosphate dehydrogenase PdxA yields the protein MKPLVVTLGDPAGIGPEIVAKAWRRRENEKLMPFFAVGSVASLKAASDIPVKVIHHPDEALRYFDQALPLFEIPSLAEVRLGQPDQAGAQVTFSALEVGVKMALHESASALVTAPVSKEHLYKVGFTFPGQTEFVADRCGIAPDQTVMMLAGPDLRTVPLTIHIPYKDVPSALTLDLIISRARVTAEGLRYNFGIQSPRLVIAGLNPHAGENGAIGREEIEIIRPAVKQLQSEGIDIQGPFAADTLFNPRARAGYDAALCPTHDQALIPIKTINFDNGVNTTLGLPIIRTSPDHGTAFALAGKDKADEGAMVAALLMAAESVHHRQAYKKIHAL from the coding sequence ATGAAACCGCTTGTCGTAACTTTGGGAGACCCTGCGGGTATTGGGCCTGAAATTGTCGCTAAAGCATGGCGTCGTCGAGAAAATGAAAAGTTAATGCCTTTTTTTGCGGTAGGCAGTGTGGCGTCTTTAAAAGCGGCTTCTGATATTCCGGTAAAAGTTATTCATCATCCCGATGAAGCCTTACGCTATTTTGACCAAGCCTTACCGCTTTTTGAAATTCCTTCTCTAGCAGAGGTGAGATTAGGGCAACCCGATCAGGCCGGAGCCCAAGTAACGTTTTCGGCTTTAGAAGTCGGCGTTAAAATGGCACTTCATGAGAGTGCGTCCGCTTTGGTTACCGCACCTGTTTCAAAAGAGCATCTCTATAAAGTAGGCTTTACTTTTCCCGGTCAGACAGAATTTGTAGCAGACCGATGCGGTATTGCCCCCGATCAAACGGTTATGATGTTAGCGGGGCCGGACTTGCGGACAGTCCCCCTTACTATTCATATTCCTTATAAAGATGTGCCGTCTGCTTTAACCCTTGATTTAATTATCAGCCGTGCACGCGTGACCGCAGAAGGGTTGCGGTATAATTTTGGTATTCAATCCCCCCGTCTGGTTATCGCAGGGTTAAATCCCCATGCGGGTGAAAATGGAGCGATTGGACGTGAAGAAATCGAGATCATTCGTCCGGCTGTAAAACAACTTCAATCAGAAGGCATCGATATTCAAGGGCCTTTTGCCGCCGATACGTTATTTAATCCTCGCGCTCGGGCAGGCTATGATGCAGCATTATGCCCTACCCATGATCAAGCGCTTATTCCTATTAAAACTATCAATTTCGATAATGGCGTCAATACAACGTTGGGGCTGCCTATTATTCGAACCTCTCCCGATCATGGGACCGCCTTTGCATTGGCAGGGAAAGACAAAGCCGATGAGGGCGCTATGGTTGCAGCCCTTTTGATGGCGGCTGAATCTGTCCATCATCGACAGGCCTATAAAAAAATCCATGCGTTATAA
- a CDS encoding TrmH family RNA methyltransferase, translated as MPRSITAFSNPLIKRIRALRDKKHRREEGLFLAEGLRILTEAREAGYIPVYIFFAADSAPHPLVKTLIEAVEETGGEAIETSRDILHKLSGKDNPQTVIGVFEAFTQSLSDIDRHQAPIWLVAQSLRDPGNLGTLLRTGDAVGAGGLILIDDCVDPFSVEAVRATMGALFTQKIVTARWEDFILWLKQDKGELIGASLRASQDYQQPIYRTPSFVLVGNEAQGLPATYEDACDHLVKIPMMGRADSLNVAVAGAIMAYEVLNQQRKSG; from the coding sequence ATGCCAAGATCGATTACAGCCTTTTCTAATCCCCTTATTAAACGCATCCGCGCTTTACGCGATAAGAAGCATCGCCGTGAAGAAGGACTGTTTTTAGCTGAAGGATTGCGTATTTTAACAGAAGCACGGGAAGCGGGCTATATTCCGGTCTATATCTTCTTTGCGGCTGATAGTGCCCCTCATCCCTTAGTAAAAACCTTGATTGAGGCAGTTGAGGAAACGGGCGGGGAAGCTATAGAAACCAGTCGTGATATTCTTCATAAATTATCCGGCAAAGATAATCCCCAAACGGTTATCGGTGTATTTGAAGCCTTTACACAATCTTTATCCGATATTGATCGTCATCAAGCGCCTATCTGGTTGGTCGCCCAATCTTTAAGAGACCCCGGTAATCTTGGCACTCTACTCCGTACGGGTGATGCCGTCGGTGCAGGGGGCCTTATCTTGATTGATGATTGTGTTGATCCTTTTTCAGTAGAAGCCGTCCGCGCTACTATGGGGGCACTCTTTACCCAAAAAATAGTAACAGCGCGCTGGGAAGATTTTATCCTATGGCTGAAGCAGGATAAGGGGGAATTGATCGGGGCCAGCTTAAGAGCTTCCCAAGATTATCAGCAACCGATTTATAGAACGCCTAGCTTTGTTTTGGTTGGGAATGAAGCACAGGGTCTTCCTGCAACCTATGAAGATGCGTGCGATCATTTGGTAAAAATACCGATGATGGGTCGGGCAGATAGCCTTAACGTTGCTGTTGCAGGCGCGATTATGGCCTATGAAGTTTTAAATCAGCAACGGAAAAGTGGTTAA
- the rsmA gene encoding 16S rRNA (adenine(1518)-N(6)/adenine(1519)-N(6))-dimethyltransferase RsmA: MSQTEKLEPLRAVIARYGLAADKRLGQNFLLDSQLLNRIARVPGDLENTSVYEVGPGPGGLTRALLSVGAHVTAVERDRRCLPALEELSLLFPEKLQIISGDAMTVDEAQILGKDIHIVANLPYNVGTALLIRWLTVKTWYPWWRSLTLMFQKEVAERITAKVGSEHYGRLSVLAQWRSQAKLSFTVHRSAFVPPPKVTSAIVHLTPKAQPEQTSLATLEKVTAAAFNQRRKMLRQSLKNTEGAMEALEAIGIESSRRPETLSVEEFVAIARHLDSSAPKAA, translated from the coding sequence ATGTCCCAAACTGAAAAACTTGAACCTTTACGTGCGGTAATAGCACGCTATGGGCTGGCAGCTGATAAGCGGCTGGGACAAAATTTTTTGTTGGATAGTCAGCTTTTAAATAGAATTGCCCGTGTTCCGGGTGATTTAGAAAATACGTCTGTTTATGAAGTAGGCCCCGGCCCGGGCGGACTAACGCGTGCTTTGTTATCAGTGGGGGCACATGTCACCGCTGTTGAACGCGATCGTCGCTGTTTGCCCGCCCTTGAAGAGTTATCGCTGCTCTTTCCTGAAAAATTGCAGATAATTTCTGGCGATGCGATGACGGTCGATGAAGCCCAAATTCTAGGCAAGGATATTCATATTGTCGCTAATCTGCCTTATAATGTGGGCACGGCCTTACTTATTCGGTGGTTGACGGTAAAAACATGGTATCCTTGGTGGCGTTCTTTAACCTTGATGTTTCAGAAGGAAGTCGCAGAACGCATTACGGCAAAGGTGGGCAGTGAACATTATGGACGACTGTCTGTTTTGGCGCAGTGGCGCAGTCAGGCAAAACTGAGTTTTACCGTCCATCGCTCGGCTTTTGTTCCACCGCCTAAAGTGACGTCTGCTATTGTGCATCTTACCCCAAAAGCGCAACCGGAACAGACATCGCTGGCGACTTTAGAAAAAGTAACGGCTGCAGCTTTTAATCAGCGCAGGAAAATGCTTCGTCAAAGCTTAAAAAATACTGAAGGAGCCATGGAGGCGTTAGAAGCGATAGGGATTGAATCCAGCCGTCGGCCAGAAACCTTATCAGTAGAAGAATTTGTTGCCATTGCCCGTCATTTAGACAGTAGCGCCCCAAAAGCAGCTTGA
- a CDS encoding HPr kinase/phosphorylase, with the protein MSRSFIPSDDFFSFTAEDEETFFSYKKPLVIHATTVAIKNLAVLLIGRSGSGKSDLALRLLDRGASLVSDDYTLIEPIYTSDTKSLLAKAPPSIAHLLEVRGLGIITIPYITTAKIALLAILDQQPKRMPEKDSHSVIGDIRIPQIRLNAFENSAPLKIEIKIDCLLGDILLEN; encoded by the coding sequence ATGAGCAGGTCTTTTATACCTTCTGATGATTTTTTCTCTTTTACTGCTGAAGATGAAGAGACCTTTTTTTCGTATAAAAAGCCGTTGGTGATACATGCCACAACGGTGGCTATTAAAAATCTGGCGGTTCTTTTAATAGGTCGATCAGGAAGTGGAAAATCTGATCTCGCTTTACGCCTCCTTGATCGGGGCGCTAGCTTGGTCAGCGATGATTATACCTTAATTGAGCCTATTTATACTTCTGATACAAAAAGTTTATTGGCAAAAGCGCCCCCTTCTATCGCGCATTTATTGGAAGTAAGGGGGCTAGGCATTATAACTATCCCTTATATTACCACGGCAAAAATAGCCTTATTAGCAATTTTGGATCAACAACCGAAAAGAATGCCTGAAAAGGATAGCCATAGCGTGATAGGGGATATTCGGATTCCTCAAATAAGACTTAATGCTTTTGAAAATTCTGCACCTTTAAAAATTGAAATCAAAATTGACTGTTTACTTGGCGATATTCTGTTAGAGAATTGA
- the guaB gene encoding IMP dehydrogenase — protein sequence MEISLGLTFDDVLLRPAASDVLPSQADLRTNLTREISLNIPMLSSAMDTVTEAKMGIVMAQLGGLGVLHRNMTVEEQADAVRQVKRFESGMVVDPITITPNSNLREARELMARYHISGIPVVEASGRLAGILTNRDVRFAEHPEQLVSELMTCENLATVKPGVSQDEARRLLHQRRIEKLLVVDDNYHCLGLITVKDIEKAVAYPAATKDNSGRLRIAAATTVGDSGFERAEALIDAGCDLIVIDTAHGHNINVGRAVERLKRLSSKIQVVAGNVATPEATRFLIDSGADAVKIGIGPGSICTTRVVAGVGVPQLSAVMESAEEASKSNVPIIADGGLRTSGDLAKALAAGASTVMVGSLLAGTEEAPGETFIYQGRSYKSYRGMGSVGAMALGSADRYFQQDVKDQMKLVPEGIEGQVPYKGAAAAVIHQLTGGIKAAMGYTGSATIPELQKRGKFVRITGAGLSESHVHDVSITREAPNYPLR from the coding sequence ATGGAAATCAGTCTAGGCCTCACTTTTGACGATGTATTACTTCGTCCGGCAGCCTCTGATGTTCTTCCTAGTCAGGCCGACCTCCGCACAAACCTGACGCGGGAAATTTCACTTAATATCCCCATGTTGTCTTCTGCCATGGATACGGTAACAGAAGCCAAGATGGGTATTGTCATGGCCCAATTAGGCGGCCTTGGCGTTTTACACCGTAATATGACGGTAGAAGAACAGGCTGACGCTGTACGGCAGGTAAAGCGTTTTGAAAGTGGTATGGTTGTTGATCCTATCACTATTACGCCTAACAGTAACTTGCGCGAAGCGCGCGAATTAATGGCACGCTATCATATTTCAGGTATTCCGGTCGTAGAAGCGTCGGGCCGTCTGGCAGGTATTCTTACCAACCGCGATGTCCGTTTTGCCGAACATCCAGAACAATTAGTATCTGAATTGATGACTTGTGAAAATCTGGCAACCGTCAAACCGGGGGTTAGTCAGGATGAAGCGCGCCGTCTGTTACATCAACGCCGTATTGAAAAGCTTTTGGTTGTTGATGACAATTATCATTGTTTAGGCTTGATCACCGTCAAGGATATTGAAAAAGCGGTAGCTTATCCGGCGGCAACCAAGGATAATTCAGGTCGTTTACGTATTGCCGCTGCAACGACGGTTGGTGATTCCGGTTTCGAACGGGCCGAGGCACTGATTGATGCTGGTTGTGATTTGATTGTTATTGATACGGCCCATGGTCACAACATCAATGTGGGTCGTGCTGTAGAACGCCTGAAACGCTTATCCAGTAAAATTCAGGTTGTTGCGGGTAACGTTGCCACCCCTGAAGCCACACGCTTCTTGATTGATTCAGGCGCCGATGCTGTAAAAATCGGTATTGGGCCGGGCTCTATTTGTACCACGCGAGTGGTTGCCGGTGTGGGCGTGCCTCAGTTAAGCGCTGTTATGGAATCAGCGGAAGAAGCCTCTAAATCCAATGTTCCTATTATCGCTGATGGCGGATTAAGAACTTCGGGTGACTTGGCCAAAGCCTTGGCGGCTGGTGCTTCAACGGTAATGGTCGGTTCTTTGTTGGCCGGTACCGAAGAAGCCCCGGGTGAAACTTTCATCTATCAAGGACGCTCTTATAAATCTTACCGTGGCATGGGATCGGTAGGCGCTATGGCGCTGGGTTCAGCTGATCGCTACTTCCAGCAAGACGTCAAAGATCAGATGAAATTAGTGCCGGAAGGTATTGAAGGACAGGTACCTTATAAAGGTGCTGCGGCGGCTGTTATCCATCAATTGACGGGTGGCATTAAGGCTGCAATGGGATATACAGGCTCTGCTACTATTCCTGAATTGCAAAAACGGGGTAAATTTGTCCGTATTACCGGCGCAGGTTTAAGCGAAAGCCATGTTCACGACGTTTCTATCACGCGTGAAGCCCCTAACTACCCGCTTCGCTAA
- a CDS encoding PTS sugar transporter subunit IIA, translating to MIGLVLVTHGGLAAEFVTAMEHVVGKQEGIVAICIGPDDDMEIRRADIAQAISEVETGDGVILLTDLFGGTPSNLAISLMQPGKVEVIAGINLPMLIRLERARRQQDVQAAVAAAREAGRKYISVASEILGESL from the coding sequence ATGATTGGATTAGTATTAGTAACCCATGGGGGGCTAGCGGCGGAATTCGTCACGGCTATGGAACATGTCGTCGGGAAGCAAGAGGGGATAGTCGCTATCTGCATCGGCCCTGACGATGATATGGAAATCAGGCGTGCTGATATAGCACAAGCCATTTCGGAGGTAGAAACAGGGGACGGGGTTATTTTATTAACGGATTTGTTTGGCGGCACGCCTTCTAATCTGGCTATTTCCCTTATGCAGCCCGGCAAGGTAGAAGTCATTGCGGGAATCAATCTGCCAATGCTAATCCGGCTGGAACGGGCACGCAGGCAACAAGATGTTCAGGCCGCTGTTGCGGCTGCCCGTGAAGCAGGACGTAAGTATATTTCAGTTGCATCAGAAATATTAGGCGAATCATTATGA
- a CDS encoding sensor histidine kinase, translated as MASATDLPKNKETGFSRHNWRRNELALGWSARWSLTARILAINIFVLLIFAGSFFYVAQYRDRLTGLQTGKYKAMVELIADNLDDSPREDWPDLVKRMGQQTGFRIRIFDNKGAQISDSWKGQTPTYVIHDPAQDTWQHRLARLMDQINDTVVRAQPLPYYEEPQHDTLHAWPEAVEARDQNKLSTRLRWAADRTPLISIAAPLRKEGATLFTTDNPRYITHKVRRQRFWAMIVLLVVTSVSLGLSLFLARTIVHPLKSLAKAAVRVRLGREREVKVPRLPARRDEIGLLARALSDMNTALQQRIDATEAFAADVTHELKNPLASLRSAVDSLEIIKEDHLRRQLINVLRDDIQRLDRLITDISEASRVDAEMARSSFEVIDLGPLIQGITEHCQRRPDASDVRIAFARPQSGIAVVLGDGARLTRVFENLIDNAISFSPPDGLVTIAATRDGDDVVIWVEDEGPGVAKEAREEIFRRFHSVRPSQEAFGRHSGLGLAIAKATVEAHHGTIEVENRANGQKGAKFIIHLPAAPIIPTMPSSRS; from the coding sequence ATGGCATCGGCTACCGATTTGCCGAAGAATAAAGAAACAGGTTTTTCCCGTCATAATTGGCGACGTAACGAGCTCGCGCTGGGTTGGTCAGCGCGTTGGTCGCTGACGGCGCGGATTTTGGCCATTAATATCTTTGTCCTTCTGATATTTGCCGGTAGTTTCTTCTATGTCGCCCAATATCGGGATCGCTTGACGGGTCTTCAAACCGGAAAATATAAGGCAATGGTCGAACTTATTGCCGATAATCTGGACGATTCACCAAGGGAAGACTGGCCTGATCTGGTTAAAAGAATGGGACAGCAAACCGGATTTCGTATCAGAATTTTTGATAATAAAGGCGCTCAAATTTCTGATAGTTGGAAAGGACAAACCCCAACTTACGTTATTCATGATCCGGCACAGGATACGTGGCAGCATCGTTTAGCCCGTTTAATGGATCAGATTAATGATACGGTTGTTCGGGCACAACCCTTACCCTATTATGAAGAACCGCAGCATGATACGCTGCATGCATGGCCAGAGGCTGTGGAAGCCCGTGATCAGAATAAACTTTCTACCCGATTACGTTGGGCCGCCGATCGGACACCCTTGATTTCTATCGCAGCCCCCCTTCGAAAAGAAGGTGCGACGTTATTTACGACGGATAATCCACGCTATATTACACATAAAGTGCGGAGACAGCGTTTTTGGGCGATGATCGTTTTATTGGTGGTCACCTCAGTTTCCTTAGGACTTTCCCTGTTTTTAGCCCGCACAATTGTTCACCCTCTTAAGAGTTTAGCGAAGGCTGCTGTTCGGGTTCGATTAGGACGAGAACGGGAAGTGAAAGTCCCGCGGCTTCCGGCTAGAAGGGATGAAATCGGCCTTTTGGCAAGAGCGCTTTCGGACATGAATACAGCGCTTCAACAGCGTATTGATGCCACTGAAGCCTTTGCTGCTGATGTAACACATGAATTGAAAAATCCTCTAGCTTCGTTGCGTTCTGCGGTTGATAGCCTTGAAATCATTAAGGAAGATCATCTAAGGCGTCAGCTTATCAACGTCTTACGGGATGATATTCAACGGCTTGATCGGCTGATTACCGATATTTCGGAAGCTTCCCGTGTCGATGCCGAAATGGCGCGTTCAAGTTTTGAGGTGATTGACCTTGGTCCCCTTATTCAAGGCATTACTGAACATTGTCAAAGACGACCCGATGCGTCCGATGTCAGAATTGCTTTTGCTCGACCGCAGTCAGGTATTGCCGTTGTCTTGGGCGATGGTGCCCGTTTGACCCGTGTTTTTGAAAATCTGATCGATAATGCGATTTCTTTTTCTCCCCCTGATGGCTTGGTCACTATTGCCGCTACACGTGATGGCGATGATGTCGTTATTTGGGTAGAGGATGAAGGGCCCGGTGTAGCAAAAGAGGCAAGAGAAGAAATTTTTCGCCGCTTCCACTCTGTCCGCCCTAGTCAAGAAGCTTTCGGACGGCATAGCGGCCTAGGCTTGGCCATTGCTAAGGCAACGGTTGAAGCCCACCATGGCACTATCGAAGTCGAGAATCGTGCGAATGGTCAGAAAGGGGCAAAATTTATTATTCATCTCCCCGCTGCCCCCATTATTCCGACTATGCCTTCTTCTAGATCTTAA
- the rapZ gene encoding RNase adapter RapZ, protein MAQNNSSEIIPPLDASSAPPPKRIILVSGLSGAGKSTTLRTFEDMGWETVDNLPLSLLERLILTPPSSASSVTPYEGRPLALGIDSRTRGFDAKAFLKDIVQLRKHHAQPIDILFLDCSDSELMRRFDTTRRRHPLALDRPMEDGIAQEREFLAPLREAAEFLIDTTTTSSHSLQLEIRQRFGAKNSLAPNVSILSFGFSRGIPRNCDLLFDMRFLQNPYWDKKLRPLTGLDAEVAQYIEQDPACASALSKIEDLLLFLLPRYITTGKSYIIIAFACTGGRHRSVYAAEWMAAKLRQAHFSLTITHRDLKLPLLESQPEAFRGGKEYQGG, encoded by the coding sequence ATGGCCCAGAATAATTCATCTGAAATAATCCCTCCGCTTGATGCCTCATCAGCCCCACCGCCCAAACGTATTATTTTAGTGTCTGGTCTATCGGGTGCGGGTAAATCCACTACACTCCGTACTTTTGAAGATATGGGGTGGGAAACAGTCGATAATTTGCCGCTCTCTTTATTAGAGCGTCTTATTTTAACACCGCCCTCCTCTGCCTCCTCTGTTACCCCCTATGAAGGGCGGCCTTTAGCCTTAGGCATAGATAGTCGCACCCGCGGTTTTGATGCGAAAGCTTTTCTAAAGGACATAGTGCAGTTACGAAAACACCACGCCCAACCTATTGATATTCTGTTTCTGGATTGTTCGGATAGCGAATTGATGCGTCGTTTTGACACCACAAGACGACGCCATCCTTTGGCGCTTGATCGACCTATGGAAGATGGAATCGCACAGGAACGTGAATTTTTAGCCCCGCTTCGAGAAGCCGCCGAGTTTTTAATTGATACTACCACAACCAGCAGCCACAGCCTGCAATTAGAAATAAGACAACGTTTTGGGGCAAAAAATAGCTTGGCGCCCAATGTATCTATTTTATCCTTTGGTTTTTCACGCGGCATCCCGCGTAACTGCGATTTGCTCTTTGATATGCGTTTTTTACAGAACCCTTATTGGGACAAAAAATTACGGCCTCTGACAGGGTTGGATGCGGAAGTAGCCCAGTATATCGAGCAAGATCCGGCCTGTGCGTCGGCTTTAAGTAAAATTGAAGATCTTCTTCTTTTTTTACTGCCGCGCTATATAACAACAGGTAAGAGCTATATTATTATTGCTTTTGCCTGCACGGGAGGACGGCATCGTTCTGTCTATGCGGCAGAATGGATGGCTGCAAAGTTGCGTCAAGCGCATTTTTCTCTCACTATTACCCATCGTGATTTAAAATTACCTCTACTCGAATCACAACCCGAGGCGTTTAGAGGCGGAAAGGAATATCAAGGCGGATGA